A genomic region of Ochotona princeps isolate mOchPri1 chromosome 17, mOchPri1.hap1, whole genome shotgun sequence contains the following coding sequences:
- the UTP18 gene encoding U3 small nucleolar RNA-associated protein 18 homolog, with protein MRRGFHVSACVSSPNSAMPPERRRLTKPGRKTGMRPDRKKRTKAAGVAGPRTGGPPRKAAPSSQRKAPARPSAAAAAMAVAAEEDERLLRQRNRLTLEDDKPDVERCLEEFIFGDVEDDEDALLRRLRGPPAPVCEDSGDSEVENEAKGGFPTSKKPVWVDEDDEDEEMVDMMNNRFRKDMMKNASESKLSKENLQKRLKEEFQHAMGGVPAWAENNKRKTSSDDESEDEDDLLQRTGNFLSTSASLPRGILKMKNCQHANAERPTVAQISSVQFHPCAQVVMVAGLDNAVSLFQVDGKTNPKIQSIYLEKFPIFKACFNAKGEEVLATSTHSKVIYVYDMLAGKLIPVHQVRGLKERIVRSFEVSPDGSFLLINGIAGYLHLLSMKTKELIGSMKINGRVAASTFSSDSKKIFTSSGDGEVYVWDVNSRRCLNRFVDEGSLYGLSIAASRNGQYVACGSNCGVVNIYNQNSCLQETNPKPIKAIMNLVTGVTSLTFNSTTEILAIASDKMKDGVRLVHLPSCTVFSNFPVTKKNISHIHTMDFSPRSGYFALGNEKGKALMYRLHHYSDF; from the exons ATGCGCAGGGGTTTCCACGTGAGCGCCTGCGTTTCTTCTCCAAACTCCGCGATGCCGCCGGAACGTAGGCGCCTGACGAAACCGGGCCGGAAAACCGGAATGAGGCCGGACCGTAAGAAGCGCACGAAGGCAGCCGGTGTAGCCGGGCCCAGGACGGGCGGGCCGCCCCGAAAGGCCGCCCCTTCATCCCAGCGGAAGGCGCCGGCGCGGCCCAGCGCGGCGGCCGCTGCGATGGCCGTGGCGGCGGAGGAGGACGAGAGACTGCTCCGGCAGCGCAACCGCCTGACGCTGGAGGACGACAAGCCGGACGTGGAGCGTTGTCTGGAGGAGTTCATCTTCGGCGACGTCGAGGACGACGAGGACGCGCTGCTGCGGCGCCTGCGGGGCCCGCCG GCTCCTGTTTGTGAAGACTCCGGTGACTCGGAAgtggaaaatgaagcaaaagGTGGTTTTCCAACTTCAAAGAAGCCAGTGTGGGTGGATGAAGACGATGAAGATGAAGAAAT ggTTGACATGATGAACAATCGATTTCGGAAAGATATGATGAAAAACGCAAGTGAAAGTAAACTTTCGAAAGAGAATCTTCAAAAGAGACTTAAAGAGGA ATTCCAGCATGCCATGGGGGGCGTACCTGCCTGGGCAGAGAATAACAAGCGGAAAACATCTTCAGATG ATGAAAGTGAAGATGAAGATGATTTGTTGCAAAGGACTGGAAATTTCCTCTCCACCTCGGCTTCTCTTCCAAGAGGAATCTTGAAG ATGAAGAACTGCCAGCATGCTAATGCGGAACGGCCTACTGTTGCTCAGATCTCATCTGTGCAGTTCCATCCGTGTGCGCAGGTGGTGATGGTTGCTGGGTTAGACAACGCCGTGTCACTGTTTCAG GTTGATGgaaaaacaaatcctaaaatccagagcatttatttggaaaagtttCCAATATTTAAGGCTTGTTTTAATGCTAAAGGAGAAGAGGTTTTAGCCACAAGTACCCACAGCAAGGTTATTTATGTCTATGATATGTTAGCTGGAAAGTTAATTCCTGTGCATCAAGTGAGAG GTTTGAAAGAAAGGATAGTTAGGAGCTTTGAAGTCTCTCCAGACGGCTCCTTCTTGCTCATAAATGGCATTGCCGGGTATCTGCATTTGCTCTCAATGAAG ACCAAAGAACTGATTGGTAGCATGAAAATTAATGGAAGAGTCGCAGCATCCACATTCTCTTCAGAtagtaaaaaaatatttacctCTTCAG GTGATGGAGAAGTGTATGTTTGGGATGTAAACTCTAGACGGTGCCTTAACAGATTTGTGGATGAGGGCAGCTTGTATGGATTAAGCATCGCCGCATCCAGGAATGGACAGTATGTGGCTTGTGG TTCCAATTGTGGAGTGGTTAACATTTACAACCAAAATTCTTGTCTCCAAGAAACAAACCCAAAGCCAATCAAAGCTATAATGAACTTGGTTACAGGTGTTACTTCTCTGACCTTCAACTCTACTACAGAAATCTTGGCAATtgcttcagataaaatgaaagatGGTGTCAGATTG